From Cetobacterium ceti, one genomic window encodes:
- a CDS encoding TrbG/VirB9 family P-type conjugative transfer protein has product MKIKKIATILSFIMATNMYASNTILEQITTSKKPVVISGIREAKNGVQTNFVYNEDAMYTIYCRVNYLTAIMLAPNEQIISVSGGDTARWQKSQSKTGSREGTREVIYIKPFSIGLKTNLIINTNKRMYNINLYSAKEWYNPVIKWLYPDEQMKIQQLKEKTVIKTMGSLENHNYNYTISTKKYDFAPSTIFDDGEKTYFVLKNVQELPVFYIRDKGSKVDQLVNFRIQGNYYIVDRIFEEGVLKLGNKRIVVKNKHYRYRGE; this is encoded by the coding sequence ATGAAAATAAAAAAAATTGCTACAATTTTAAGTTTTATAATGGCAACTAATATGTATGCTTCTAATACCATATTAGAACAAATAACAACAAGTAAAAAACCTGTTGTTATTTCTGGAATTAGGGAAGCTAAAAATGGAGTACAAACAAATTTTGTTTATAATGAAGACGCAATGTACACCATATATTGTCGCGTAAATTATTTAACAGCTATTATGTTAGCTCCAAATGAACAAATTATAAGCGTTTCTGGGGGTGATACTGCTCGTTGGCAAAAATCTCAAAGTAAAACAGGATCAAGAGAAGGAACGAGAGAGGTCATTTATATTAAACCTTTCTCGATTGGATTAAAAACTAATTTGATTATTAATACAAATAAAAGAATGTATAATATAAATCTTTATTCAGCTAAAGAGTGGTACAACCCAGTAATAAAATGGTTATATCCAGATGAACAAATGAAAATACAACAGTTGAAAGAAAAAACTGTAATTAAAACTATGGGTTCTTTAGAAAATCATAATTATAATTACACAATTAGTACTAAAAAATATGATTTTGCACCTTCTACAATTTTTGACGATGGAGAAAAAACATATTTTGTTTTAAAAAATGTTCAAGAATTACCTGTATTTTATATAAGAGATAAAGGGTCAAAAGTAGATCAACTTGTTAATTTTAGAATACAAGGAAATTATTATATTGTTGATCGTATTTTTGAAGAAGGAGTTCTAAAATTAGGAAATAAAAGAATTGTTGTAAAAAATAAACATTACAGATATAGGGGGGAATAA